gttgatgtgagatagaaaaaattatggttgttgtcatattattatcgtgaattatatgaacatgaattgattgcattggttctgacatattgtgttgagattgaaaatgatatgaaacaaaaggggtcgggccacacgctccgtggcaggtattatgaaacaaaggggtcgggccacacgctctgtggcaggtattatgaaataaaggggtcaggccacacgctccgtggcaggatatatgtattgaggggacgggccacacgctccgtggcaggttacatggacagaaatgtcccccatgggttccggactgtgattcagcggatgtgtaccgataggacagacatgcatcatttcattgcattgcattgcacctttctgacatttgtgaatttgtgtttacccctatattgctctgtgtatattgaacttgacttgatatgattcattgatgagaatttgtggactgtattactgttgttatcgCACAAGTGTAGAGTcaggctgattttatgcaggttgtagttaaggaggttcggttgggaggacatgagtacttgtatctattaagctttgcttagttttagctatccacttgctgagtaccgtgttgtttggtactcaccccttgcttccacacttgtgtaggttgtgagcccggacctgcttgatctcctagtgtttccaccacatctgaggctattatttcgagtgttgaggtagctgttgcatccatctagcagacacctcttactcttttattatgttttagtcctactctagtgacaaagacattgtgactgtattttctttcgtacttcggtaatttattagtggcttgtatacgtgacaaccagtcttgggggattttggagattatttatttgtttttgactaatttaaaccttattttatctcaattacttccgcatttatttttcgttgagttttaggctgacttgtctcggtgggttgagatgagtgccatcacacccgaatttgggtcgtgacatgtacACGTAGTACTAAATTCTTAATAAAAGCAATTCTCAGTTTGTAATTACACAATTATTTAAAGTAGAATTAATAATAGTGATGACTAATAGTAAGTCTTCACTTGCCTATAAATATTAGAAgcaaaaataaaagcaaaaccATCCCGAAAGCCTTTATTGTTTCCTCCATAAACATTTAATTTCTTACAATTAATTAAGTCATGGTTTTTCGTTCGAGTCATTTGAGCCTTGCATTGAGCGTTGTGGCACTTGCATTTGCAGGTGTTGCTATTTATACAAATACTTACAAAGCCATGATCATAAATAAGGGAAAtgtttttccagattttggtttGTTGAAATCAGGTATTTTGACCTTAAATAACAGAGAGAAATTCAGACAAGTATTTGAGTCAGCAATTAACTCAGGAGGCATGCGTTTTTTCAGCTGTACAAGGAATTGTAAACAATTCCATTGATGCAGAACCAGGAATGGGAGCTTCTCTCATTCGTCTCCACTTCCATGACTGCTTCGTTgatgtaatatatatatttccttcACCTTTTTCTACTTCATGTATATAGTTGACTAATTATATATATCTTCTTTTTAAAAACAGGGTTGTGATGGAGGTATTCTTATATTCCTGGATCATTCACAGGGGAACAAACCTCACCACCCAATAATAATTCAGCCAGAGGTTATGAAGTGATAGCACAAGCTAAACAAAGTGTTAAAATACATGTCCCAACATATCTGTAGCTTGTGCTGACATCTTAGCTATTGCTGTTCGTGATTCTGTTGTTAAAAGTAAATCCATTATTCACTTTACAACTTGATAACAGCCAAAATTAAATATGACCAAGCACATAATTTTTTGATTCAAGTTACTGTTTAACGTATTTTTACACTAAAAGTTTTGTTAACTTATTAACAACATCTAACTCTCCGCGTGAATAATAAGAAACAATACATTTGATCTAACTCAAAAGACATCTTAGAAGGTGAGAATTGTACAATAAGACTAAATTCTGGTCCTCGATCATCCACACCAATGTGGAAAGTTTGACACCTTGCACACTCAAGCCTGCCAATTGGAGCTTGGATAATATAATATGGGATTCAGCATTTGGTAAATTAagaaatgagttgagtttgattctgataatatgataaaaaaaattaattgagttAACTCAACCctgaaaatttctaaaaatctcACTTTTATCATATCACCTCTAAATTTTTATCACAAATGTTTACTTAACTTCAATTCATGCAATTTATATTCGTAACTTAAACTCTGCTTTGGTATATGACAGCTAGGAGGATAAACTTATAACGTTGCACTTGGGAGAAGGGATGCTAGAACGGCCAACTTTAATGGCTCTTCAACTCAACTTCCAGCTCCATTCGACAACCTAACTGTCCAAATACAGATATTTAGCGACAAAAATTTCACCGTCCGTGAAATGGTGGCTCTAGCTGGTGCGCACACGGTGGGTTTCGCCAGGTGTACCATCGTGTGCACCAGCGCCAACGTTAATCCTGTCGCACAACTTCAATGAAACTTCTCCGCCACGCTAACTGATGCCAATTTGCAACAATTGGATACAACTCCTGCTGTGTTCGACAACGTTTACTACAATGACTTAAACAACAACCAGGGGATATTGTTCTCGGATCAAGTTTTGACCCAGAATACCACAACTGCTGCTATTGTAACGACTTATAGCAATGATACTAACATTTTCTTGGGAGATTTTGCTGCTGCCATGATCAAGATGGGGAACTTGCCTCCTTTAGCTGGCGCTCAATTGGAAATTCGTGATGTTTGCAGCAGAGTTAATCCCACTTCTGTGGCTTCTATgtgaaaaaaaggaaaacttgaAATTGGGAAATTTTAAGCAACTTATCTCATTATTAGTTGCTTCATGCTttcttcaaaataaaagaatcaCTGCCTCTAGAATGTGGTTCTGGTATTTGTTTcgtaatttatatataatatttgttttCATCCTTTTCAGTATTATGATCGATCAGTGGATGCCATGTATATGTTCCAAAATATATGAATATTGTTTTCCTTGTGTGCTAGTGTTGGTGAATTTTTTATAATCGAACTAGTTAAGGACTGAGAGTAGTTCAATCAggcaatatatttgaaaataaaaataagattcgAATAGCCTGAAAACGAAAATATGAAAGGTTTGAGAAAAAGATAAATCATTTTTTGGATACCACCTCAGGTCATGTTAGTACATGCAGATTTCTACTACAAAACATATAAATGCAGTTTTGTTCAAGCTcaagtttaaaattaaaatgacatGAAATTTATATTTGAGACAAAACCGACAATTCCCACATTATAACAAACTATATTTACATTTGTAAGGTTCACTTGATTAAATTAATCAAGGGACTGTTTATATATCGACCGTAAGTTCTTTGAATCACTTTATCAAAGGTCTAGTCGGGtcaactttattttttcttattctaAAGCATTGACTTTGGCACCAAAAAAACGTGAATTATAAGGAAAGCAGCTGAACATGAATGTCTGTCTAGTACAACAATGGTGACTAAAAATGAAGTTGTCATAGTGGAAGTAAATTTACATATTTGAGCAAGACAAGTGAGATGTAGTACTGATAGACGTATGTGGTTGGAACCAATGATGCCTTCAAATAATTTTGGCCCCCTAGTTTTGTTTGGGTCCTCTAGTTAATGCTAGGTTCACCTACTTTCCTTAAAGATATGTAAAGACTATAATGCACGCTTCTTTAATTTCAAGCCTATCCTTAAAAAACCGTGGACCCTTTCATTGACTAGACCCTTGGGAAGATAATAGCACAGCACACTGGGAAGATAATATTCATATATTTAGGAACATATACATTGCATCAACTGATCATAATACTGAAAGGATGAAaagaaatattataaattacaaaaCAAATACCAGAACCACATTCTGTAGCCTTCAGGAAGAGACCCAATGTAGTTAGTTGTCTGAAATAAGCATAtaatatgtgaaatttattgGTTTGATTCATTCAAATTCACACCGCACAAACCCTTTTTAAGAGAAAACACTCCTTAAGACTTCTCTATTTGAGAACCTTGTCTGTATGCCATTGAAGTGAGCCGGGAAAGAAAAGTTGTGACTTTCTCGAGGAAAATATTAGAACCCGTTAGGATTGGTTTATACGCTGCTTTcagtttttttgagtgtttggctgaccaacttaaagttattttatgcttaaaataagctcaAATATTAATTGGGTCTGTTTGAATTAATTTAtctaaaacagcttataagccaaaaaaaaaaattttaaaaataagttggggtaaccgaacttattttttttagtttagtGACAATTTTCAGCTTataacatacttaaaataagttaagtcaaATAGACATTTAGTCTCGAAACTATGTATGTACcaagtatatatatgttggtcTGGAAACTATGTATGTACCAATCATAAATATTGTACCCAATTTACTTTGGTAAATCTTCACCTAAAGTATAAGTGGGAAAACTCAAGTTGTCATAGTAGAAGTTAATTTACTTATTTGACCAATTAGACAAGTGAGATGACACGTATCCACTTCTCGACAAATTAGTACTGATAGACGACAGACATCGAGGTAATATATTCtaataacaaatatatttactaattgaACTATCTGATAGCTCCTTAACTAGtacgattaaaaaaaaatattcaccaACACTAGCACAAAAGGAAAACAATAttcatatattttggaaaatatgcATGGCATCAACTGATCATAATACTGAAAAGGATGaaaacaaatattatatataaattacaaAACAAATACCAGAACCACATTCTGGAGCCAGtgattcttttattttgaagaaAGCATGATGCAAGTAATCGTGaaataagtttttaaaaatttcgGAATTTCaagttttccttctttttttttcacatAGAAGCCACAGAAGTGGGATTAACCCTGCTGCAAACATCGCGAATTTCCAATTGAGCGCCAGCTGAGGGAGGCAAGTTCCCCATCTTGATCATGGCAGCAGCAAAATCTCCCAAGAAAACGTTAACATCGTTGCTATAAGTCGTTACAACAGCAGCAGTTGTGGTATTCCCAGTCAAAACTTGATCCGAGAACATTATCCCCTGATTGTTGTTTAAGTTATCGTAGTAAACTTTGTCGAACACACCAGGAGTTGTATCCAATTGTTGCAAATTGGAATCAGTTAGCATGGCGGAACAGTTGCATTGGAGTTGTGCGGCAGGATTAACGTTGGCGCTGGTGCACACGGTAACACACCTGGCGAAACCCACCGTGTGCGCGCCAGCTAGCGCCACCATTTCACGGACGGTGAAATTTTTATCGCTGAATTTCTGTATTTGGACAGTTAGGTTGTCGAATGGAGCTGGAAGTTGAGTTAAAGCACCAGTGAAATTGGCAGTTCTAGCATCGCTTCTCCCTAGTGCAACATTATAAGTTTGTCCTCCTAGCTGTCATAtacaaaaatagtttttaagttCACATTATATGAATTGAAACTTAAGTATACATTGAGAGGCCACCTCATAAAAATGATAGATAAGTTATATACATTGATCAGTGTAATTTTATTGGTTAATTGTAACATGttacttattatattttatttttcagaggtttttgagtttgagttagcTCAACTGCCCAAGTCAATTTCTTTGTCATATTATAAGAGTCAAACTAAATTCAATCCTTGATTTACCAAATATTGAACCccatattatattatcatattatctCCGCTGCAATTGGGAGGCCTTAGCATGCGGAGTATGTCAGAATTTCCACATTGGTTGTGGATGTGGAATTTGGTCTCTTTGGACAATTCTCAACTTCTATGTTGGCTTTTGAATTAGATCAAATATCCATTTCTTcttattcatatttaattttgacAGTAATAAAGTTGTAAAGTGAATAATGAATCTTACTTTAGCAATAGAATCACGAGCAGCAATAGCTAATATGTCGGCACAAGATACAGATATATTGGGGCATGTATCTTTAACACTTTGTTTAGCTTGTGCTATCACTTCATAACCTCTAGCTGAATTATTATTGGGTGGTGAGGTTTGTTCCCCTGTGAATGATCCAGGAATATCGTCTAGAAGAATACCTCCATCACAaccctatttttattttcataaaaaaaagaagatagctATAATTAGTCAACCAGAAAAGATATAGCTAAACATAAGAAAAGCTAAGTGACAGCCATaaaaagagagagagtttgaaggcagtgcaccgggctgcccttatGGATAAATATAAGGAAAACAAAAGAAGTATACACTCAGATTCAATTTATTTACTACACCTACATTGTACTCTTTCTATATAATCTATCCTCAAAAATAATATCTTCCTTGCTCTTTCCATTTCAATTTGTATTAAAGTGTTTGGctggaagaatttaagagaaaatgaaagaattttaaaatttatggttaTAAGCaagcataaaatatttatgtgactataaattattttactaAGGATAAAATAAGAAgttcaatttaatttattgagaatagaatgaaaaaattaaaattaagttgttactaaatatataaggataacattttttttacttgACTTAAAAGGAGAAAATGTCACAGAAATTAGACGAAAAAAGGAATATATTGTTCTAGACAACTCAAAATTCTCATTTTAATCCTATTTAGATGATTTATCGTCATGAAGTCTCAATATATAACTTGTTTTAActcacaatttttttcaaaataattctttgttttcttaaatttgTGCATAATCAAATACCATAGAAAAGAGTAAAGAAAATATGTATTTACATCAACGAAACAGTCATGGAAGTGGAGACGAATGAGAGAAGCTCCCATGCGTGTTTCTGCATCAATGGCACTGTCCACAACTCCTCGTACAGCTGAGAAAACGCATGCCTCCGGAGTTTGTTGTTGTCTCAAGTACTTGTCTGAATTTCTCCCCCTATTATTTAAGGTTAAAATACTGGCTACGCCTGATTCCAACGAACCAAAAATTGGAGCAACATTTTGGAGGAGTGACCCCTTATCCATCATGGCTTCATAAGTATTTCTATAAATAGCAACACCTGCAAGGGCAAGTGCCACAAGGCTCaatgcaaaactcaaatgaCTCAAACGAAAAGCCATGACTTAATTGAAATGTCTATGGAGGAAACAAAGGCTTTCGATAGGGATGATTTTGCTTTTTATTTATGCCTCTATTTATAGGCAAGTGAAGACTTACTATTAGTCATTAAGAATTCTGCTTTAAATTATTGTTTAACTACAAACTGAAAATTGATGTTTGGTGTGCAATTGACTTTTATTAACAATAGTATTCGTACAaggttttttcttctttcctaTAGTTCTAGCCGTGTTCCGTGTGATGTTTCCCTTTAGCTATGTTTCTCCAATAATTATGTCAAAGGTTAGACATAAGGTTTGCATATACTCCATCTTTTTTAGATCTCATTTAGTAGGATTTCactgaatatgttgttattgttgtgatCACAATATCCATTTATGTTTCTTTTCTCATTTGGGGCAAAGATATTAGTTTCCTTTTAATCGACAACAAAGAAGATATCTccaatttgttttaatttaattatttagtaTGTTGTTTGACCGAATAAAAACAATTTATTAACTTGGATAAAGGATTGGGGCCAGATCCTTGCATAACTACTTGAACCGAGTTTGTATATATGTGAGAGagaaaagttgaattgaaaagaGCGCACCAAAATTAAGGAATTAAGTATGGACAAATAAACTAAAGCTAAGATATTAATTCTAAATCTATAGTGTAATATTATTGACAAATATCTACGGCTAATTTTTCAGTTGATATATGTTAGtcattgatttggtttgacatTGGTATAAATGAATACGTCGTACAGTGAGAAGAAAAGTCTTTGAATACAAAtttcaaacttagaaaataagaAAGCCTCGTTCCAGCATATAGttgaacaaataataataagtacatttcttttctttctttttttagtttCCATAGAAAGCCGCAACGCTTTTCTTCATGTGTACAATGGATAAACTCTATTCTATGCAACAGCTACctcacaaaatatatttttgtacgtCCTTGCTTCTTATTTAATAAAACATTATGGCCAATAAATCATAAACTATGATCTAATTTTACAaggtaaaaaattataagttgtGTATCATTTAATTTACAAAacatttagagaacttggcCACAATTAGTATAAGTTCTTTAAGAGTAAGTAACGCCTTATAAGGCATAACTTCATGTACCTTGCGAATTTTACCTTGCTGCATTGTAAATTTTTGTAGAATAAATAGAGAATTTAGTCTCAATCAACATAAGATCATATGAATAAGTTATGTTTTGTAAAACATAACTTATGCATCACAGATTTTGCCTTGTTATTGTTAAGGAAGTTTAGAGAACTTAGCCTTATACTTATGAATAAGTTATGCAATGGCATAACTTGTGCCTTGAGAATCTTTTTTCCTTGTAACACATAACATTTGTCTagggattttatttttatttttccaaatcAGGGATATTTTTAGCCACATTTTTGTTACTTAAATGTTAGGCAAAAATTTGAGGAGGGGGATTAAAGACCACTCCAAAATAAGGACATTCGTGTGAATGACCCAATATTTATAAAAAgttttattaggtactaaaagtaattcaaagaaagaaagaaattataACTTGGGAAGAATTGAACAAGTTATGACCAATTTTTAGCCCAAAtcatttcaattcaaattttgatggatCAATAATCACCTATTTATTAACTCAAGTGTATTAAAATATTCTTCTATCATTGATacatatgcaaaaatattatgcTCTAATTTTAGTCAAATAATgtcttacaaaataaaataaatacagagtactaatattttttttagttgcttaaaaataatttttataaattcaAGAAGCCTACGACTATAAAAGTAAAAGCTTAGTTAATCAACAAATGAATATTtggattttaaaagaaaaaactaaaGTTCCACACTTGTTGTTTTTTAATATTATGGAAGCACCCAACATTTCACTAATATGGTTACAAATTTGACCATATAAGCGCCGGAGGACGTTAAAAGATCATggactaaaaataatattggaTTTCTACCAAGGGAATTAGGGCCCCTTATTGGATGGATCGTGTGGATAATTATGTTTAGTAGTTTGACTTATCGaatattgatttttaaatatatcaATTCGCTAGTCAATTAATAAGTTATTGGTTGGTTCAATAGCAAATTAGTAATTAGCGACCAGTTATCGGACGGTatattgttttaattatttcatggtCCTTTCTCTTACTTTCACTCAC
The sequence above is a segment of the Solanum dulcamara chromosome 11, daSolDulc1.2, whole genome shotgun sequence genome. Coding sequences within it:
- the LOC129874775 gene encoding suberization-associated anionic peroxidase encodes the protein MAFRLSHLSFALSLVALALAGVAIYRNTYEAMMDKGSLLQNVAPIFGSLESGVASILTLNNRGRNSDKYLRQQQTPEACVFSAVRGVVDSAIDAETRMGASLIRLHFHDCFVDGCDGGILLDDIPGSFTGEQTSPPNNNSARGYEVIAQAKQSVKDTCPNISVSCADILAIAARDSIAKLGGQTYNVALGRSDARTANFTGALTQLPAPFDNLTVQIQKFSDKNFTVREMVALAGAHTVGFARCVTVCTSANVNPAAQLQCNCSAMLTDSNLQQLDTTPGVFDKVYYDNLNNNQGIMFSDQVLTGNTTTAAVVTTYSNDVNVFLGDFAAAMIKMGNLPPSAGAQLEIRDVCSRVNPTSVASM